A single Triticum dicoccoides isolate Atlit2015 ecotype Zavitan chromosome 2A, WEW_v2.0, whole genome shotgun sequence DNA region contains:
- the LOC119357804 gene encoding uncharacterized protein LOC119357804, whose amino-acid sequence MAPQKPRVASTSRHPRLRPPVVLAPCVHSWGKFSAGDKEGNHGDGEREARRPPLPDPHSSLTPRPPPVRLLLPQHRPRTSPDPARRPPAPSLLCRGCAVASSSDAGEHRPPSTSERLLTRARLGLPFPEPSVHLHLLAGAAAAAGNHRQGRPPRSPDTDAMAVPLLSRSLTLDLSIFGVRSRRRHQRRRRSSSAPHVVPPRPATVLAYFASASTEDEQCCCLLDSHARVPSTLTGSPRVPSRPCQAQPLA is encoded by the exons ATGGCGCCTCAGAAGCCACGGGTGGCGTCGACATCTCGGCACCCGCGCCTCCGGCCTCCAGTGGTGCTTGCCCCCTGCGTCCACTCTTGGGGCAAGTTCAGCGCCGGCGACAAGGAGGGGAACCACGGTGACGGG GAGAGAGAGGCGCGCCGACCCCCTCTGCCCGATCCCCACTCCTCCCTCACCCCTCGACCCCCTCCGGTGCGCCTCCTCCTTCCCCAACACCGACCACGCACATCGCCCGATCCCGCGCGCAGGCCTCCAGCTCCGTCGCTGCTCTGCCGCGGCTGTGCCGTAGCGTCGTCCTCCGACGCCGGCGAGCACAGGCCGCCGTCCACctccgaacgcctactcacgcgggCGCGGCTAGGCCTCCCCTTCCCCGAGCCTTCCGTGCACCTCCACCTCcttgccggagcagcagcagcagctggcaaCCACCGACAAGGGCGACCACCCAG GAGCCCCGACACCGATGCCATGGCCGTGCCGCTGCTGTCGAGATCCCTCACCCTGGACTTATCCATTTTTGGCGTGCGCTCGCGCCGCCGGCATCAGCGTCGCCGGAGGTCCTCGTCGGCTCCCCATGTCGTCCCTCCAAGGCCCGCAACCGTTTTGGCCTACTTCGCCTCGGCCTCGACCGAGGACGAGCAGTGCTGCTGCCTGCTCGATTCGCATGCACGCGTGCCTTCCACGTTGACCGGGTCTCCGCGCGTGCCCAGCCGGCCATGCCAGGCCCAGCCGCTGGCCTGA